TATTTCTACTCTCTTGGAAAATACATCCACATAACCCGAAGCACAGATAACATAGACACCTATGCAATCAGGCTAAAGGATATCATAGAATTAGTCAAATTCAGGACAGGAAAGCCTAAAGTCAATATCGTTGCGCATTCCATGGGGGGCTTAGTCTCAAGAAGATACCTTGACATCTTTGGAGAGGAATCGGTGGACAATATGGTGCTCATAGCAACCCCGAATCACGGCATTGAAGGCTCTGCCAAGAAGTTCTGCAGGCTATTCGGAGAGAAACGAGAATGCGAGGACATGTACCAAGATTCCATCCTGTTAAAAAAGCTCAACGATCCGAACAATAAGATAAAGGACGTCAAGGTTGTCACGATCTCAGGCATCGGCTGCGACACTGATGGAGGCCTAGGAGATGGAATTGTAACTCTGGACAGCTCCAAACTGGAAGGAGCAGAATCCTCCATTGTAGAAGGAAACTGTGATGACACCTTCAAGGCAGGCCTGCATTCTGATCTGCTGAACATCGACAAGTATCCTGAAGTCTATCAGGCGATTTCCAGTGTACTCAGGAGAGGAATTAATATTACCAATACTACCGAGAACTAACGCAAATTTCTGAGGGCTTCGACAGTTGCATATACCTTCGGAACATACTGCTTTGTCTCTTCCGGGACTTTTCCTGCACCAAATGCAAGGTCCCAAAACGTAGCGTTGACACCATACTCTCTCTTAAGCTTTCTCAGCCTTGTTTCTCCCATGTTATAAGCTGCAAGGGCGTCAGCCCAGGACTCAGTTTTCTCCTCAAGGTCTCCAAGGTGCTGGATTCCCGCTTGGATTGCAGATCTGGGGATTACTCTTTCATCAATATGCCTCCCAATCTTAAGCCCATAGCTGCGTGCAGTATCTGGCATAAGCTGGTAGAATCCCCTTGCGCCTTTAGGCGAGGTTTCATCACTCCTCAAGGCTTCCTGCATAAATACCCCAAGAGCGATCTCAATGGGAACACGATATGCCTGGCTGTTTTCCTGTATGAGGGGAAGGAATTCTCTTGCAGCAGCATATCTGGCCTGAAAGTCTGAGATTCCTTCAGGATCCTCTGTATAATAGGACCTGTACTGCCCGATAAGCCTAATGGCCTGAGATCTCACATGCTCAGAAACATATTCCACCCCAAACGGGGAGATCTCCGGAAGAATCTCTGGTGATTGGGCAGTCTCAGAGATCTCCTGCTGCGAACTTGTAATGGCTGCTTCAGGAGGCGGCATTTCCCAGGCTTGCTCACCGGGCGCTGCTCCAGCAAGCAGTATCATGGCAGTTACTATCTTTTTTGGTAAAGAACGCATTTTCTTGAATGCCTTGCAGGCTACTCCTGCAAATCTCAGAATCTTATATTAAATTTGCCAATACAATCTATTGTGAATTTTTACTTTATGCTGGTATGGAAGAAAAATATAACTGATTTAGTATCCTGACAGCCGGGATTTCAAAGGATTCATTTAGAAAATGAAGGTCCATTTACCTCTCTTTACCCCCTCCATTCTTGTACGCAATAACTGCTGAATCATTGCTGCCCTTCCAATGCTCAACAAAGAAATCTCCCGGGTTACCCGGAACTTTTTTCACCCTTTCAAAATCCCTCGGTGCCGGAAGACTTGTGTTCATAACATAAGGGGTTAGCTTAAGCATATCCTCAAAGACGAGCAGGATGAGGTCAGGAAACCCGTTGTTTCCTAAATGAGACTCTGCTATGAATAGCCCTTCTGCATTGAGGTAAGGCCAAAGATTATCAATTGCTGATTTTACCCTTTTTTTCATCTCCTTAATAAATTCCCGAGGAACTTCAAGAGGGTCGCGAAAGATCCAAGGCGCTTGAAAACTGGGGGCTATTAAACACGTTTCCCATAAAAATGATATCATACGTATCTTCAAGCGTCTCTTTTTCAAGGAGACGATGCATATCAGCTTCAATAATGCAAAAAGGAGCATTTAGATATGGGGCAGGGACTTCTTTATCAAGGGCTGTAGAGACCGCACATCTTTGTTGGGCTTCATACGCAAATGTATCCCTAAAGTCATATTCATGATGCTCATCATAATCAACACCAGAAAAACCAACCTCCAAGACCTTTTTTCCTTCAATCCCGAGGGGCAGGAGATCTAAAATAGGAAAACCTTTTCCTCTCGTATCGTTCCATCCCTCAAAGAATTCATAAATACTCCTGCACGATCCTTCCACTTCAGCCATTTCATCCCTATAAAATAAGAATTCAATTCTTGTGTCAATAAAATCAGTTAATTCAAGCATCCTTTTTGGGAGAATGGATTCTGAAATACCTGCATTGCCGGTTTCATCCCACTCATGTTTATATTTCCGGAACTCTTCCCAAAAATCCCGGGTCGGTCTCGCGTACAGCTCTGACAAAAAGAGCGAACCTTGCACTGCCTGCTGCCATAGCTCACTTCTTGGCAGCCCTTGGGTGAGATTCTCCACAATCAAGGAGAATGCGGGGCTCTTTATAAACTAAAAGCCTTAGCAAACATCTCACCCAAATCTCATGTTCTTCATCC
This is a stretch of genomic DNA from Candidatus Nanoarchaeia archaeon. It encodes these proteins:
- a CDS encoding transglycosylase SLT domain-containing protein, yielding MRSLPKKIVTAMILLAGAAPGEQAWEMPPPEAAITSSQQEISETAQSPEILPEISPFGVEYVSEHVRSQAIRLIGQYRSYYTEDPEGISDFQARYAAAREFLPLIQENSQAYRVPIEIALGVFMQEALRSDETSPKGARGFYQLMPDTARSYGLKIGRHIDERVIPRSAIQAGIQHLGDLEEKTESWADALAAYNMGETRLRKLKREYGVNATFWDLAFGAGKVPEETKQYVPKVYATVEALRNLR